In Zingiber officinale cultivar Zhangliang chromosome 1A, Zo_v1.1, whole genome shotgun sequence, a genomic segment contains:
- the LOC122038742 gene encoding sulfate transporter 4.1, chloroplastic-like, protein MEGSSASAEVTRVASASSLGSEGGSRAVKVIPLQHPAEPSPLSQSADVYGRWGAKVRGMSSMDWLELLLPCTRWMRKYRIKEYLQADLMAGITVGVMLVPQSMSYAKLAGLHPIYGLYGGFVPVFVYAIFGSSRQLAVGPVALTSLLVSNVLTPIVDPSDKLYTELAILMSLMVGVFESLMGLLRLGWLIRFVNHSVISGFTTASAIVIALSQLKYFLGYPIVLSSKIIPLVKSIIAGAGKFSWPPFVMGSVFLVILLVMKHMGKTNKKFRSVRAAGPLTPVIVGTIFVKIFHPHSISVVGDIPQGLPKFSIPRGFENVMSLIPTALLITGVAILESVGIAKALAVKNGYDLDSNQELFGLGVANICGSFFSSYPSTGSFSRSAVNNESGAQTGLSGIVMGIIMSCALLFMTPLFTEIPQCALAAIVISAVMGLVDYEEAIFLWRVDKKDFSLWSITFIITLFFSIEIGVLVGVGFSLAFVIYESANPHIAVLGRLPGTTVYRNVVQYPEAYTYNGIVVIRIDAPIYFANISYIKDRLREYELNVDGSTKRGSDVGRIYFIILEMSPVTHIDSSAIQTLKDLHQEYKSRGIQIAIANPNQGVHLLLSRSRVIELIGVEWFFVRVHDAVQVCLQHVQNMNPSTPKVSDNTNYTNSDPKRQSSFVESLWKRKPNVATPAEEPLLLHNEVV, encoded by the exons ATGGAGGGCTCGTCTGCCTCCGCGGAGGTGACTCGCGTCGCCAGCGCCAGCAGCCTCGGCAGCGAGGGGGGAAGCCGAGCGGTGAAGGTGATCCCGCTGCAGCATCCCGCGGAGCCCTCCCCTCTCTCGCAGTCGGCGGACGTCTACGGGCGGTGGGGGGCCAAGGTCCGGGGCATGTCCTCTATGGACTGGCTGGAGCTCCTCCTCCCCTGCACCCGATGGATGCGGAAGTATCGGATTAAGGAATACCTACAAGCTGACCTCATGGCTGGTATCACCGTCGGCGTCATGCTCGTCCCGCAG TCGATGTCGTACGCAAAGTTAGCAGGCCTTCATCCAATCTATGGACTAT ATGGTGGTTTCGTTCCAGTATTTGTGTATGCCATATTCGGGTCGTCACGCCAGCTTGCCGTTGGTCCGGTGGCTTTGACCTCCCTTTTAGTGTCCAACGTCCTCACTCCCATCGTTGATCCTTCAGACAAGTTGTATACGGAGCTGGCAATATTAATGTCGCTCATGGTTGGCGTATTTGAAAGTTTAATGGGCTTATTACG GCTTGGATGGCTGATCCGTTTTGTTAATCACTCTGTGATATCAGGCTTCACAACTGCTTCAGCCATTGTAATTGCATTATCCCAGTTAAAATACTTCCTCGGATACCCTATAGTTCTCAGCAGCAAAATAATACCTCTAGTCAAAAGCATAATTGCTGGTGCTGGTAAA TTTTCATGGCCGCCCTTCGTGATGGGATCTGTTTTCCTTGTAATTCTGCTTGTGATGAAACACATG gggaaaacaaacaagaaatttAGGAGTGTGAGAGCAGCTGGCCCACTTACACCAGTCATAGTTGGCACAATCTTTGTCAAAATATTTCATCCACATTCAATTTCAGTG GTAGGTGATATACCTCAGGGACTTCCGAAGTTCTCCATTCCTAGAGGATTTGAGAATGTAATGTCCCTAATTCCAACTGCATTACTCATTACCGGCGTGGCCATTTTG GAATCTGTGGGCATTGCTAAAGCCTTGGCTGTGAAAAATGGATATGATCTAGATTCAAATCAAGAG TTGTTTGGTCTTGGTGTGGCAAATATTTGTGGGTCTTTCTTCTCCTCATACCCTTCAACAG GTTCTTTTTCTAGGTCAGCTGTGAATAATGAGAGTGGTGCCCAAACCGGGTTATCTGGAATTGTAATGGGAATTATAATGTCatgtgctcttttatttatgacacCACTTTTCACTGAGATCCCTCAG TGTGCTTTGGCTGCCATCGTGATATCCGCTGTCATGGGACTA gtGGATTATGAAGAAGCTATTTTCTTGTGGCGTGTAGATAAGAAAGATTTTAGTCTCTGGTCGATTACATTCATTATAACATTATTCTTTAGCATTGAGATTGGCGTTCTTGTTGGG GTTGGTTTCTCACTTGCATTTGTAATCTACGAATCTGCAAATCCTCATATAG CTGTGCTGGGACGTCTTCCTGGAACCACTGTATATAGAAATGTTGTACAATACCCTGAAGCATACACGTATAATGGTATTGTTGTTATCCGTATTGACGCACCAATCTATTTTGCAAATATAAGTTATATTAAAGACAG ATTACGTGAATATGAGCTAAATGTTGACGGTAGCACAAAACGTGGATCGGATGTTGGACGAATATATTTCATCATCCTTGAAATGTCAC CTGTTACACATATCGACTCAAGTGCAATTCAAACTCTGAAGGACTTGCATCAGGAGTACAAGTCAAGAGGCATCCAG ATCGCCATTGCCAATCCAAACCAAGGAGTTCATCTTCTACTGTCCCGGTCCAGAGTCATAGAGCTGATCGGCGTGGAATGGTTCTTTGTTAGAGTGCATGATGCTGTGCAGGTTTGCCTTCAGCACGTACAGAACATGAATCCATCCACACCCAAAGTCTCAGACAACACCAACTACACCAACTCAGACCCAAAGAGACAGTCCAGCTTTGTGGAGAGCCTATGGAAACGGAAGCCTAATGTCGCGACTCCAGCTGAAGAACCACTATTGCTCCACAATGAAGTTGTCTAG